Proteins from one Sabethes cyaneus chromosome 2, idSabCyanKW18_F2, whole genome shotgun sequence genomic window:
- the LOC128736720 gene encoding probable chitinase 2 — MVIQCHYASSFKPYNVVCYFASWSVYREGAGAFNISYIIPSYCTHLVYTFAGLNLAGGVDSLDYYNDINVNKGYAKIVELKEENPCLKVILAVGGWNEGSEKYSLMAESEETRNAFADHALRFLVHFGFDGLDLDWEYPTTRGGLPEDRENFVLLLETLRDKFQHRKKLLTIALSGSTSVIEQAYNIKALCEILDFINLMGYDYGLKTKTSVDAPLYPDQTTRSESIDGAISLIRKSGCPLTKINLGIPTVAKTYTLKPEAAGRATPGADVQGQGRAGPFTKNAGTLGFNELCAMMEESKWNIKPLRNVGVKIAVLKDQWVTYDDRETVAEKTQYAKDKGLGGVMFWTVDTDDFHGDCYNEAYPLLLAANKIFKYV; from the exons ATGGTCATTCAGTGTCACTACGCATCGTCATTTA AGCCATACAACGTCGTATGTTACTTCGCCAGCTGGTCGGTCTACCGAGAAGGAGCTGGTGCCTTCAACATCAGCTACATTATCCCAAGCTACTGCACCCATTTGGTGTACACCTTCGCTGGACTGAACCTGGCCGGTGGAGTCGATTCCTTGGACTACTACAACGACATCAATGTTAACA AGGGTTATGCAAAGATCGTTGAACTGAAGGAGGAGAATCCATGTCTGAAGGTGATCTTGGCAGTTGGGGGATGGAATGAAGGATCGGAGAAATATTCATTG ATGGCGGAATCGGAGGAAACCAGAAATGCCTTTGCTGACCATGCTTTACGGTTTTTGGTTCACTTTGGATTTGATGGTCTTGACTTAGACTGGGAGTATCCAACAACG AGAGGTGGCCTTCCGGAGGATCGTGAAAATTTCGTTCTCTTACTGGAGACATTGCGCGACAAATTCCAGCATCGAAAGAAACTGCTTACCATTGCGTTGAGCGGTTCAACAAGTGTTATTGAGCAAGCTTATAACATAAAAGCGTTGTGCGAAATCTTGGACTTCATAAATCTTATGGGCTACGACTACGGTTTAAAGACGAAGACCAGTGTAGATGCACCGTTGTATCCCGATCAGACGACACGATCCGAATCCATTGATGGTGCCATTTCGTTGATTCGCAAAAGTGGTTGTCCACTGACTAAGATTAATCTTGGAATTCCAACCGTGGCTAAGACATATACTTTGAAACCGGAAGCGGCTGGCCGAGCTACACCAGGTGCCGATGTTCAAGGCCAGGGACGGGCAGGACCTTTCACGAAGAACGCAGGTACTCTCGGCTTCAATGAGCTGTGCGCAATGATGGAAGAGAGCAAATGGAATATCAAACCGTTGAGGAATGTGGGTGTAAAAATTGCTGTTCTAAAAGATCAATGGGTAACCTATGACGATCGGGAAACGGTAGCGGAAAAGACCCAGTACGCCAAGGATAAAGGTTTGGGTGGTGTGATGTTCTGGACGGTCGATACCGATGATTTTCATGGCGATTGCTACAATGAAGCTTATCCGTTGCTGCTAGCAGCAAATAAGATATTTAAGTACGTTTAA
- the LOC128733569 gene encoding ADP-ribose pyrophosphatase, mitochondrial has product MVGLGRTLLSPLSIMIPGIYKHARCRNNIYPGSDVRRYPVPDEEVCWSVPYPDYQPSLYEAPALKGKEWADLPVEHPNFTAKWNQLDGSVNRASFIGEYEINDGYPLNPFGRTGLRGRGLLGRWGPNHAADPVVTRWKTDSQGQRVVHEVTGLPLLQMCAIERHDCGEWAIPGGMVDPGEVVSTTLKREFLEEAMASTSETGEVEKFFATGTEVYKGYVDDPRNTDNAWMETVAVNFHDELGTVVAGFNLHAGDDAAKVKWMDVNGEVKLYASHASIVRKVVDMLDGHW; this is encoded by the exons ATGGTCGGTTTAGGACGAACTCTGCTGTCCCCGTTGAGCATCATGATTCCCGGTATCTATAAGCACGCACGCTGTCGGAACAACATTTACCCGGGCAGTGATGTACGGCGCTATCCGGTGCCGGATGAAGAAGTGTGCTGGTCAGTGCCATATCCGGACTACCAACCGTCACTGTACGAAGCACCCGCGCTCAAGGGCAAGGAATGGGCCGATCTCCCGGTTG aGCATCCCAATTTTACGGCCAAATGGAACCAGCTGGACGGATCGGTGAATCGGGCTAGTTTTATCGGTGAGTACGAAATAAACGACGGCTACCCGCTGAATCCGTTCGGACGAACTGGGCTGCGAGGAAGGGGTCTGCTGGGACGTTGGGGACCGAACCATGCGGCCGATCCCGTTGTGACCAGGTGGAAAACGGATTCGCAAGGTCAACGGGTAGTGCACGAGGTGACAGGTTTGCCGTTGCTTCAAATGTGTGCCATCGAGCGGCACGACTGTGGTGAATGGGCCATCCCCGGGGGGATGGTGGATCCGGGCGAGGTGGTTAGTACCACACTGAAGCGGGAATTTCTAGAGGAAGCGATGGCTAGTACCAGTGAAACTGGTGAGGTTGAGAAGTTCTTCGCTACGGGGACGGAAGTTTACAAGGGGTATGTTGACGATCCGAGAAATACGGATAATGCTTGGATGGAAACGGTGGCGGTGAATTTTCACGATGAGCTGGGAACGGTTGTGGCTGGGTTTAACCTGCACGCTGGCGACGATGCAGCCAAGGTGAAATGGATGGATGTCAATGGGGAAGTTAAGCTCTATGCTAGCCATGCTAGCATCGTTCGGAAGGTGGTTGACATGCTGGACGGTCACTGGTAA
- the LOC128733570 gene encoding CUE domain-containing protein 1, which yields MASTMQLEFAQAMADFKNMFPDMDRDVIEAVLRANQGAVDATIDQLLAMSTDNQNEKLRQELDGETGRTPPTGGPNPPTGTGTLLNLSSSPAATLLSTSPKSTALGASPKIKKSPGSTSATSSPRTLVIGAVPSREAEKSPANRRWNPPMLGPLPPSFLRLNSDACRNTEFDLGDEQFAMMLQNEEFMAELRWNQEFLSALEKDHQGKVSDDAAFKERLRHMGKISRKKFAQLARVFTWQRGTNKKASAVRHPDSLLLQEEHSDDDEPRKSVKK from the exons ATGGCCTCGACGATGCAGTTAGAGTTTGCACAAGCGATGGCAGATTTTAAGAATATGTTCCCGGACATGGATAGGGACGTGATAGAGGCAGTGCTTCGAGCAAACCAGGGCGCAGTGGATGCGACAATCGATCAGCTGTTAGCGATGAGCACCGATAATCAG AATGAGAAACTTCGCCAAGAGTTAGATGGAGAGACGGGCAGGACTCCACCGACAGGTGGACCAAATCCGCCGACCGGAACTGGTACATTGCTTAATTTATCCAGTAGTCCAGCAGCAACACTGCTCAGTACCTCGCCTAAATCGACGGCATTGGGGGCATCCCCCAAGATTAAGAAATCTCCCGGTAGCACCAGTGCTACCAGTAGTCCGAGAACGTTGGTTATCGGTGCCGTACCCAGTCGAGAAGCAGAGAAATCTCCGGCCAACCGCCGATGGAATCCACCGATGTTGGGCCCTCTGCCGCCCAGCTTCCTTCGGCTTAACAGTGACGCTTGCCGTAATACCGAATTCGATCTTGGTGACGAACAGTTTGCGATGATGCTGCAGAACGAGGAGTTCATGGCGGAACTGAGATGGAACCAGGAGTTCCTGTCCGCGCTGGAAAAGGACCACCAGGGCAAGGTTTCCGACGATGCCGCCTTCAAGGAACGGCTGCGCCATATGGGTAAGATATCGCGGAAGAAGTTTGCCCAGCTCGCTCGGGTGTTCACCTGGCAGCGGGGTACGAACAAAAAAGCTAGTGCCGTTCGACACCCGGACTCGCTGCTGCTGCAGGAGGAACACAGTGACGACGACGAGCCGAGAAAGTCTGTTAAAAAGTAG